One segment of Panicum virgatum strain AP13 chromosome 1K, P.virgatum_v5, whole genome shotgun sequence DNA contains the following:
- the LOC120657579 gene encoding E3 ubiquitin-protein ligase PUB23-like: MEEEPPHLFLCPISMELMGDPVTVSTGVTYDRRSIEQWIFGYGRATCPATMQPLANLDLTPNHTLKRVIGSWLDRGSPSTSASSSPSPSSLSSPAHELATPPLSRMVEAERLRSALADLEETPFKVTALKNMGARMAGDVAVQCEFVSSGGIQAVARVMAQALAESATGGDFSAFRACEEAAAVLALLPLADAASVGFVLAPECMRPVMVLLQRGSAEARLHAMDIVTKISNAGAGDWTAGVEVDDVLKSLLELLSDEVSARLSSRALDVLLDVVERTRSGPAKAVEVGAVHVLVELLADADDRHDAERILLLLKRLCKCPEGRLAFVENDLSVAAVAKTMLRVSQLATQLAVKVLWLVSVVAPSEKVLEDMVVTGAVAKLLGLLHVETPPDTKQKTVRMVRINGVFWRQYACFPTDLRDYLRLLD, encoded by the coding sequence atggaggaggagcccccTCACCTGTTCCTGTGCCCCATCTCCATGGAGCTCATGGGCGACCCCGTCACGGTCTCCACCGGCGTCACCTACGACCGCCGCAGCATCGAGCAGTGGATCTTCGGGTACGGCCGCGCGACGTGCCCGGCCACCATGCAGCCGCTCGCCAACCTTGACCTCACGCCCAACCACACCCTCAAGCGCGTCATCGGATCCTGGCTCGACCGCggctcgccgtcgacgtcggcctcctcgtcgccgtcgccctcgTCATTGTCGAGCCCGGCCCAcgagctcgccacgccgccgctgtcgcGGATGGTGGAGGCGGAGCGGCTGCGGTCGGCGCTGGCCGACCTCGAGGAGACGCCCTTCAAGGTGACCGCGCTCAAGAACATGGGGGCCCGCATGGCCGGCGACGTGGCCGTGCAGTGCGAGTTCGTGTCCTCGGGCGGGATCCAGGCGGTCGCCCGGGTCATGGCGCAGGCGCTCGCGGAGAGCGCCACCGGCGGCGACTTCTCCGCCTTCAGGGCGTgcgaggaggccgccgcggtGCTCGCCCTGCTCCCGCTCGCCGACGCGGCGTCGGTGGGCTTCGTCCTCGCGCCGGAGTGCATGAGGCCGGTGATGGTACTGCTCCAGCGCGGCAGCGCCGAGGCGAGGCTGCACGCCATGGACATCGTAACCAAGATCTCCAATGCCGGCGCCGGAGACTGGACCGCCGGCGTCGAGGTCGACGACGTGCTCAAGTCCCTCCTGGAGCTCCTGTCTGACGAGGTCTCCGCGAGGCTCAGCTCCCGCGCGCTCGACGTGCTCCTCGACGTCGTGGAGCGGACCCGGAGCGGGCCGGCCAAGGCCGTGGAGGTCGGCGCTGTGCACGTCCTCGTCGAGCtcctcgccgacgccgacgaccgCCACGACGCCGAGAGGATACTGCTGCTGCTCAAGCGGCTGTGCAAGTGCCCCGAGGGCCGGCTGGCCTTCGTGGAGAACGACCTGTCGGTGGCGGCCGTGGCGAAGACGATGCTGCGGGTGTCGCAGCTGGCCACCCAGCTAGCCGTCAAGGTGCTGTGGCTCGTGTCCGTGGTGGCGCCCTCGGAGAAGGTCCTGGAGGACATGGTGGTGACCGGCgcggtggcgaagctgctgggtCTGCTGCACGTCGAGACCCCGCCGGACACGAAGCAGAAGACGGTGAGGATGGTGAGAATCAATGGGGTGTTCTGGCGGCAGTACGCGTGCTTCCCTACCGATCTCAGGGACTACCTGCGGCTGCTCGACTGA
- the LOC120713757 gene encoding AP-2 complex subunit mu-like — MSVAASAIYFLNLRGDVLINRLYRDDVGGNMVDAFRMHIMQTKELGTCPVRQIGGCSFLYMRISNVYIVIVVSSNANVACAFKFVVEAVALFKSYFGGAFDEDAIRNNFVLIYELLDEIMDFGYPQNLSPEILKLYITQEGVRSPFSSKASDKPVPNATLQVTGAVGWRREGLMYKKNEIFLDIVESVNLLMSSKGSVLRCDVTGKILMKCFLSGMPDLKLGLNDKIGLEKEAQLKSRPSKSGKTIELDDVTFHQCVNLTRFNSEKTVSFVPPDGEFELMKYRITEGVNLPFRVLPTIKELGRTRMEINVKVKSVFGAKMFALGVVVKVPVPKQTAKTSFQTTSGKAKYNASIDSLVWKIRKFPGQTEATMSAEVELISTMGEKKSWNRPPIQMEFQVPMFTASGLRVRFLKVWEKSGYNTVEWVRYITRAGSYEIRC; from the exons ATGTCGGTGGCGGCGTCGGCCATCTACTTCCTCAACCTCCGCGGGGACGTCCTCATCAACCGCCTCTACCGCGACGATGTCGG GGGAAATATGGTTGATGCGTTCAGGATGCATATTATGCAAACAAAAGAACTTGGCACATGCCCTGTTCGGCAAATAGGAGGCTGTTCCTTCCTTTACATGAGGATCAGTAATGTTTATATTGTGATTGTGGTTAGCAGCAATGCTAATGTTGCTTGTGCTTTCAAGTTTGTAGTCGAG GCAGTGGCTCTCTTCAAGTCCTACTTTGGTGGAGCTTTTGATGAAGATGCCATCAGGAATAACTTTGTTTTAATATACGAActtcttgatg AGATTATGGATTTTGGTTATCCTCAAAATCTGTCACCTGAAATCTTGAAGTTGTATATAACTCAAGAAGGCGTCAGGTCACCATTTTCCTCCAAG GCCTCAGACAAGCCTGTTCCAAATGCGACCCTTCAAGTCACTGGTGCTGTTGGTTGGAGAAGAGAGGGTCTTATGTACAAGAAGAATGAG ATTTTCTTGGACATAGTTGAGAGTGTAAACCTTCTAATGTCTTCGAAAG GGAGTGTTCTGCGATGTGATGTGACAGGAAAGATTCTTATGAAGTGCTTCCTTTCTGGAATGCCTGATCTGAAGCTGGGATTAAATGACAAGATTGGGCTTGAAAAGGAAGCCCAACTGAAGTCCAGGCCTTCAAAGAG TGGAAAGACCATAGAACTTGATGATGTCACATTCCACCAGTGTGTCAACTTAACAAGATTTAACTCAGAAAAGACAGTCAGCTTTGTGCCACCAGATGGTGAATTTGAATTGATGAA GTACCGAATCACAGAGGGTGTCAACCTTCCATTCCGTGTTCTTCCGACAATTAAGGAATTGGGTCGAACGCGGATGGAGATTAATGTGAAA GTCAAGAGTGTTTTTGGTGCTAAGATGTTCGCACTAGGTGTCGTTGTCAAAGTACCAGTTCCAAAGCAGACAGCAAAGACTAGCTTCCAAACAACATCAGGCAAAGCAAAATACAATGCTTCGATTGATTCACTGGTGTGGAA GATCAGGAAATTCCCTGGACAGACTGAGGCAACTATGAGTGCAGAGGTTGAGTTGATCTCTACCATGGGTGAAAAGAAGTCATGGAACAGACCACCTATTCAGATGGAATTCCAG GTTCCAATGTTCACTGCTTCTGGTCTACGTGTTCGGTTCCTTAAG GTCTGGGAGAAGAGCGGTTACAACACTGTTGAGTGGGTTCGCTACATCACGAGAGCAGGATCTTACGAGATAAGGTGTTAG